From a single Candoia aspera isolate rCanAsp1 chromosome 2, rCanAsp1.hap2, whole genome shotgun sequence genomic region:
- the LOC134488920 gene encoding zinc finger protein OZF-like gives MRCSSEQQAGGMSESCNLRLLNPVTFEDVAVYFTKGQGVLLDAYQRALYRDVMVENFRNVTSLGFPDAKPDLIYCLEQGEDPWFLDSQDLENSHLSSDERREKHMSIICGERFIWRQSLTKHQPVDTRGKPHKCLECGSFFSKKSKLVVHQRAHTGDKPYKCLQCGNCFDWKSRFVVHQRIHTGEKPYRCLDCGKCFAYKSGFLRHKRIHTGEKSYQCLECERCFSQKSQLLRHHKVHTKEKPYKCLECGKCFADKSSFRYHQGIHTGENPYKCLDCGNCFAKKSKLVIHQRIHTGEKPYKCLDCGNCFARNSQLIRHQKVHTKEKPHRCVECGKSFAEKAKLKIHQRTHTGEKPFQCLDCGKCFACKSSFLRHKRIHTGEKLYQCLECGKDFAQKSQLIRHQKVHTKEKPYQCSECSKCFAEKSQLLRHQEVHTDDKPYKCSECGKYFAENSQLVRHQEVHTKEKPYKCLECEKSFARKSKFIIHQRVHTGEKPFQCPNCEKCFACPSNLVTHQRIHTGEKPYKCLDCGKAFTQKPSLVAHQRIHRGR, from the exons aatccTGTGACTTTTGAAGATGTGGCTGTGTATTTTACAAAGGGCCAGGGGGTTTTGCTGGATGCATATCAAAGGGCCTTGTATAGGGATGTCATGGTGGAAAACTTCAGGAATGTGACCTCCTTAG GTTTTCCAGATGCCAAACCAGACCTTATCTACTGCCTGGAACAAGGAGAAGACCCTTGGTTTCTGGATTCTCAAGACTTGGAGAATTCCCACCTGAGCTCAG ATGAGAGGAGAGAAAAGCACATGAGCATTATTTGTGGAGAACGTTTCATTTGGAGACAAAGCCTTACCAAACACCAGCCAGTTGACACAAGAGGGAAGCCCCATAAATGTTTGGAGTGTGGGAGCTTTTTTTCTAAGAAATCAAAACTTGTGGTCCATCAGAGAGCCCACACAGGAGAcaaaccatataaatgcttgcAGTGTGGAAACTGTTTTGATTGGAAATCACGGTTTGTGGTCCATCAGAGAATCCACACTGGCGAGAAGCCATACAGATGCTTGGATTGTGGGAAGTGTTTTGCTTACAAATCAGGCTTCTTAAGACACAAGAGAATCCACACGGGAGAGAAATCGTATCAGTGTTTGGAGTGTGAAAGATGCTTTTCTCAGAAATCACAACTCTTAAGGCATCATAAAGTACATACaaaagagaaaccatataaatgtttaGAGTGTGGAAAATGTTTTGCTGACAAGTCAAGCTTTCGATATCACCAGGGGATCCACACAGGCGAGAATCCCTATAAATGCTTGGACTGTGGGAACTGTTTTGCTAAGAAATCCAAACTGGTGATCCATCAGAgaatccatacaggagagaagcCGTATAAATGCTTGGACTGTGGGAACTGTTTTGCTCGGAACTCACAACTCATAAGGCATCAGAAAGTACACACCAAAGAAAAACCTCATCGGTgtgtggagtgtggaaaaagttttGCCGAGAAAGCAAAACTCAAGATCCACCAGAGAACCCACACAGGAGAAAAGCCATTTCAGTGCTTGGATTGTGGGAAGTGTTTTGCTTGCAAATCAAGCTTCCTAAGACACAAGAGAATCCACACGGGTGAGAAATTATATCAGTGCTTGGAGTGTGGGAAAGATTTTGCTCAGAAATCACAACTCATAAGGCATCAGAAAGTACATACAAAAGAAAAACCTTATCAGTGCTCAGAGTGTTCAAAGTGTTTTGCTGAGAAATCACAACTCCTAAGGCATCAGGAAGTACACACGGATGACAAACCGTATAAATGCTCGGAGTGCGGAAAATATTTTGCCGAGAACTCACAACTTGTGAGACATCAGGAAGTCCACACGaaagagaaaccctataaatgcttggagtgtgaGAAAAGTTTTGCTCGGAAATCAAAGTTCATAATCCACCAGAGagttcacacaggagaaaaaccatttCAGTGCCCCAACTGTGAGAAATGCTTTGCTTGCCCATCAAACCTAGTGACGCACCAgaggatccacactggggagaagccaTACAAATGCTTGGATTGTGGAAAGGCTTTCACTCAAAAACCAAGCCTTGTGGCGCACCAGAGAATCCACAGGGGAAGATAG